In Ruminococcaceae bacterium KH2T8, the genomic stretch CTTACCACGATGTAGACTCGTCGGAAATGGCATTCAAGATCGCGGCTAACCTCGCTTTCAAGAACGGTATGGAGCAGGCAAGTCCGATCCTCCTCGAACCCATAAGCTCAGTAGAGGTTCATATCCCCGAAGAGAAGCAGGGTGATATCATGGGTGACATGAATAAGAGAAGAGGTCGCATCATGGGTATCGATACCGATGAGGACGGATCGGTCGTAGCAGCGGAAGTTCCTACGGCAGAGATGGCAGACTATGCTACAGATCTCAAGTCCATGACGCAGGGCAGAGGATGGTTCGCACTCTCACATGCAAGATACGAGCCCGCACCTCAGGAGGTAGCCGATAAGGTTATCGAAGCCAGCAAGGCAGATGAAGAGTAAATAATCGAAAAGACATATTATACTCCTAAAGACAATACTCCGATCTGTGAGAACAGGTCGGAGTATTGTTGTGTGTATTTATTCAGTTTTTAGTTGAAGGTTATCAGTAGATCTTATAGACGATCGTACCGCCGTCATTCGGGAAGTACGCGACCTGCTGAAGGTTCTGTGAGAAGAATTCGGAATTATAGGAGACGCCTTCGGGGTAATTGAAGTTATTGAACTCGGGATCGTCGATCAGATATCTGATGCCTCTTTCCTGACAATATCTCCTGAATTCATCTATATCGTTACCGCATCCCGAGATGAGCCAGTAATAGATCTTCTCACGTGTATATGTGTCGTGGCCTGCAGACCATGCATAATAAGCATGACCATAGTAGGCGGGCCTTCCTGCGAGGAAGAAACGGTTCATGGACCACTGGGGAGTCAGGAAGACATCATCGGGGGATGTGTTCTCCATTATCCATTCGGTAAGCTCGGAGTCTGTCCTTACGATAACGCAGTTCCTGTTCAGATTGATGTAAGTAGCCCATTCGCTGACGCCGGTAGCCGTAAGAGGAGCAATGAGAGCGACGGCCAGGATGATGCTCACGATCTGTAGTGCGATCTTGACGCCCTTAGTGACTTTCCATTTGTTGTCTTCGTTGCTCGCCAGAGGATCCTTGACCTTAACTGGGAGCCAGAAGAGCTCAGACAATGCACCAGCTACGAATATATCGGCGAGGATCAGTGATATCTGGATGAACTTATGATTTGCGAGCATCTCGAGTGACACCTTGTACATGAAAGCGAATATTCCGGGAGCCATTCCGGCAAGGAGTATGAGTGTTCTGTAGAGAGGCTTTCTGCGGATGATGTCTCTTATCAGGATGATGACCGCAAAGAGGATCGCGATGATAAGCGTTAATCCGGTAACGTTATAAAGGTAGCTGATAACGCCGCCTGCAGTCTTATCTTCTAGGACAAATCCGGGAGCATATTCGAACTTTACGACGTTGCCTGCGCTTCCGGAGAAGCATCTTGTCTGGATAAACGAAGAAATGACAGATACTGCAGCTATGCACGCATATACGAGCCTGCTCTCGCTGAATATTGCCATTATGAGCAGTACGAGGAGTGCGGTGATCAGAGCAGAGCCGTGGAAGAACGGCATGAGAGCCACAAGGATAGATGAAAGGACCATGAGCCCCAGAGGATGAAGCGGGTCATCCTTTCGCCAGAGCCATGCTTCACGAGAATAGATGAAAGCATTGATCTTCTCCTTGGCATCTGCGGCCTTTATGAGACTGATACCCATCCTTCTTACGAAGGGTGTCATCAGGAGCATCAGGATGAGTACGCATGAGATACCGAGCATCAGGTGACGCTGGTTGGGATAGACGTTGATAGCCCAGATGCCCCAATCGTCGTAAGGTGTTACCTTATACCAGGTCGAGCTGTGAAGGATGCTTTCAGCGATAGCTTTCGCGGGGATACCGAGTTCCTTGAGCTCCTTTATGTGTACGAATACGTTCATGGAACTTCTGAAGAGTACGAGGACGGGTGCGATGGCAAATCCGGATCTTCTCCTGAAATAGAGGACCGTGATGAGTCCCAAAAGATCGAAAGCACATACCATCGTGATAATGCTCGGAAGATTGATCGCCCAGTCGATCGGGAGGCCTAAATATTCGAGCGTACCGCAGAGGTAATAGAAGAAGAAATGGTATTGGATACCGTCGCCCGAGAAGTGCATATACTGAGTCGGGAAATTAAATCCGACACCGAATGAAGATACCATCGCTGTGTGCGGAGAAAGGTCCGAGAAAGTGGAATAGCCGGCATAGAGCTCGTTGCCCGTGATCCTGTATGTGTAGAACATGAGGAAAGCGGATATGACCGTAAATACGACCGTGCAGATGCCGTAATAGATAACGTTTCCAACGGAGTTATTATACTGGGGGATTGCCGAATTCGAAGGATCCTTGGGATCGCGCTTCAGGCAGATCGAGATATTGGTCGCGATGAGAACTGCAAATACCGCGAAAGTAATAAGTATCGAAAGCCTTCTGCAAAGGTCAGTCTTATGGATCGGATAGGAGAGGCCGAGTGTCAGGTAATAGCTGAAAGCGGTAACGCAGATCATGCCGATGATGAATCCGGCGGGAACGGTGAACATGACGGAAGGGATCTTCGCGACGATCTTCTTTGAAGGCGAGCATGCAACGAAGAGTCTCCTTACATCGGGAATGCATAAAGATATGAGTGAGATGCCGTAAACGAGGCATAAGATCAAATATAAAAATGCAAGCATATATCTCTCCAAACTTATTTCTTTTATTAAGTATATCAATATATGCGCAGGTGAAATTTTACAGCTGTCTTACGATTTGCGGGCAAAAATACGAGGTAACACAAATGTAATGATATCAAGGGCTTGAGGGTAATATTCGATTGCTATAATCGACTTGCGACAACAAGGAGGGATCATATGAAAATAGTAGTTCTTGGCGGCGGATTAAGCCCTGAAAGAGACGTATCTTTAAGCTCTGCGAGCCTCATCGCGAATGCACTTTTGCGCAAGGGTCACAGGGTCGCACTTGTTGATCTTTATGACGGTATCGAAGATGAAAAAGTCGATATCGATCTCCTTTTTCGTGAAGGAACGGAGGATGAATTCAGTTACGAAGTTCCCGAGAGCGAACCCGATCTCGAGAAGATAATCGCCGATCACGGCGGAAGAAGAGAGTGGGTAGGTCCCCGCGTTATCGAGATCTGTAAGAGTGCGGATTCCGTATTCCTCGGACTTCACGGCTCTCACGGTGAGAACGGACAGGTTCAGGCCGTGCTCGATGCATCCGGTATCAAGTATACGGGCTGCAATTACCTCGGCTGTGCCATCGCCATGGATAAGGATCTCTCCAAGGCTCTTATCGCAGGTGCAGGTTACAGGACCGCAAAGTGGATGACCAGACCTTATGACAAGATAACGGTCGAGAAGGTAATGGAAGAGATCGGCGTTCCCTGCGTAGTTAAGCCCATCGGCTGCGGAAGCTCATGCGGTGTATCCGTAGTAAAGAAAGTTGAAGATCTTCAGAAGGCACTGGACTATGCGGCTTCCTTTAAGCAGCTTATCCTCGTAGAGGCATTTATCACAGGCCGCGAGATCACTATCGGTGTCCTTGACGGCGAAGCTCTTCCCATCATCGAGATCAGACCTCACGAAGGTTTCTACGACTACAAGAATAAGTATCAGGCGGGTCTTACGGACCACCTTTGCCCCGCTCCCATTGACGAGGAGCATACTAAGAGAGCTCAAAAGCTCGCAGAGAAGTTCTTTACGATCCTCAGGATGGATTCCTACGGAAGGATCGATATGTTCTTCGATGAAAAGCTCGATGACTTCTGGTTCATCGAAGCTAATAATCTCCCGGGTATGACCAACACGAGCCTCGTACCCGAAGCGGCTTCGGCAGCCGGTATCAAGTACGACGACTTAGTCGAGAGGATCGCACTTTCCGCAAGGAGCGGAGAGTGATGGGAGAAGAAAAGACCTCGAAAGTAATCATTGTCGGCGCAGGAGCCGCAGGTCTTTTTGCAGGGTGCTTCCTTAAGAAGGAGGGCATTCCTTTCGTGATACTCGAAAGAGGTGATAAGCCCGGTAGGAAACTGCTCCTTACGGGTCACGGCAGATGTAATATCACGAACAACAAGTCCCCGAAGATCTTAAAGGAAGGCTATCATGAAGCGGGAAGCTATATCTATTCCGCGATAAAGTCTTTCGCGCCAGAGGATGCCATGAAGTTCATCCGCGATGAGCTCGGCGTGGAACTTAAGGAAGAAGACAATAACAGGATCTTCCCCGTAAGCGACAGCGCAGAGACTATCCGTTCCGCTCTTGTCGATCATATCGGCAGGGAGAATATCATTACGGGATTTTGCTGTGTCAGCGTAGATAAGAATGACGATCTTTACACCGTCATCTCCGATAAGGGAGAGCGTATATCGGCCCCTAAGGTGATCCTCGCATGCGGCGGAAGATCGTTCCCCGAGACAGGTTCGGACGGACTCGGTTATAAGGTCGCAAGCGGAATGGGTCATACCGTTACGCCTCTGATCCCGGCTCTTACTTCGGTGGATGTATGCGCAGATGACAGAGAGTTCACTTCGGCCGTGAGCGGTGTCAGCGTCAATGCAGGCGCGAGCCTTTACTGCGATACGAAGAAGAAGGCATCCGGAATGGGCAGCGTTCTCTTTACACATAAGGGTATCTCGGGTCCTGTTATCCAGGAATTAAGCCGTGAGATCCCGAGGAATATCTCATCGTCCGACGGATGGATCGAACTGGATTTCACTCCTCACAGGACAGATGCCGAGCTCGACAGGGAACTCCTCGAAGAGATCAACAGCCATCCCGATTCAAAGATCACGACGCTCGCTTCCAAGTATGTGCCGTCATCGGTTGCCGATAAGCTCGGCGAAAGAGCCGGAGTTACGGACCTTAGAGCGGGTATGGTGACACGTGACGGAAGGCGCGAACTCCTGAAGGGCCTTAAGCATCTGGAACTTCATATAGACAATCCGCCTGCATATGAGACCGCATACGTTACGAGAGGCGGCGTAGCCTTGAAAGAGATCAAGCGCGAGAGCATGGAGTCTAAGATCATGCCCGGCGTATACGTCATAGGTGAGATGCTCGACATCGACGGAGTCTCGGGAGGCTATAATCTGCAGGCTTGCATGAGTGAAGCTTTTATTGCAGTGCGCGATATTATGGGGTAAAATATCTCCGTTTATTATAATTAAAGGCGGAGGGTGACAGATGGCAGGTAAAAGAGACGATTATATCACCTGGGACGAGTATTTCATGGGCGTTGCCAAGCTTTCCGCATTAAGGAGCAAGGATCCCAATACACAGGTCGGCGCCTGCATCGTAAACGATGAGAACCGCATCATGACCGTCGGTTATAACGGACTTCCCAGAGGCTGCTCCGATGACGATTTTCCCTGGGAGAGAGAGGGAAATCCCTACGATACGAAATATGCATATGTCTGCCACGCGGAGCTCAATGCTATCCTGAGCTGCGGTACGGCGGATCTTCGAAATAACAGAGTCTATGTTACGCTGTTCCCCTGTGAAGGCTGCACCAAGGCACTTATCCAGAAGGGCATCAAAGAGATAATCTACGACAGCGATAAATATCACGATACCGAGGAAGCTGCAGCAGCCAGAAGGATGCTCGATGCTGCCGGTGTTAAATATACCCAATACAAGGCAACTAAACGAAAGATCGATATAGACGTCTGATCCTTTCGCGAGAGGAGATTAAGAAATGGCAGAGTTAGAGACATTCATCTGGGATGAAGAACACGAATGTATGGGAGAAGACGAGCGAAGAGAACTCGTCGGCAAGAGACTCGTAAACTGTGTTAAGCGCACATATGAGAATGCTCCTTATTACAAGAAGAAACTCGACAGAGCAGGCATATCGCCTGACGATATCAAGGGTATCGACGATATAACGAAGCTTCCCTTTACGGACAAGCTCGACTTCCGCGATAATTATCCTTTCGGAACTTTGGCAGTACCCAGAGATCAGCTCGTAAGATTTCACGCATCTTCCGGTACGACCGGTAAGATGAAGGTAGTAGGTTATACGGCTAATGACGTTGAGCTCTGGTCGGATGCTCTCTGCAGATCCTTCGCTATGGGCGGCATGAAGAAGGGTGATCTTGTTCATATCGCATACGGCTACGGACTCTTCACAGGCGGTCTCGGACCCCACTTCGCATGTCAGAAGTTCGGCTCAGTTGCCATTCCCGTATCAGGCGGTAATACTGCAAGACAGATCCAGATCCTTACGGAGTGGAAGCCCGAAGTCATCTGCTGTACTCCCACATACATGCTCCATATCATCGACACTATCGAGAAGAATAATGTCGATAAGAGCCAGCTCAACTTAAGGAGCGGATTCTTCGGTGCGGAAGCATGGACCAGCGAGATGAAGGATCAGATCGAGACGAGGATCGGTCTTAAAGCATTTGATATCTATGGTCTTACCGAGATCGTTGGCCCCGGCGTAGGATGCTCCTGCCAGGCATGCGTTGATCAGATCCATATCCAGTCAGACCTCTTCTGGCCTGAGATCGTAGATCCCGAGACAGGCGATCCTCTTCCCGAGGGTGAGCTTGGTGAACTCGTTTTCTCATCTGTCATGAAGGAAGGCGTTCCCATGATCAGATACAACACACATGACCTTGCACGTATCCACTACGGTAAGTGTGCATGCGGCAGAACTACTCCGAGGATCGATAAGATCACGGGTCGTGCAGACGATATGCTTATCATCAGGGGCGTTAACGTATTCCCGACTCAGATCGAGGCAGCAGTCATGAAGTATAAGGAAGTCCTTCCTCACTACATGATCTATGTTGACCGTATCAACAACCTTGACGTTATCACGGTTAAGATCGAGCTCAATCCCGGATCCTTCCCCGATACGATGAAGGGTCTTGAGAAGCTCACAAAGTCCATCGAGGGCGATATCGCATCCATCACGGGTATCCACGCGAAGGTCCAGCTCGTAGAGCCCAGATCACTTCCCAGATCCGAAGGTAAGATGGTTCGCGTTATCGATTCCAGATTCAAGAAGTGATCACTGCCTGATCTATGAAGGACTTAAGAAAGATAGCATCAGCATTACTTGTGGCTGCCATGGTCTTTACCGCGGCAGCCATTGCTGTTCCCGAAAGCATTCGCACGGTCAGGGCAGAGGCACAGGCCGATGTAGAGAATGTCAACACCTGGGATTCGGGCGGACAGATCACGCTGAACCTCTCAGGATGCAGCGGATATCAGACGATAACGGTAGTCGTTCAGTTTACGGGTACCGTGAATTCCGCGAGCGGATGGGGATTCGATTCCTACACGATAGACGGGAATACCGTTACGGCGACGGTATCTGCCGACGGTCCTAACTCCTGGGGATTTGACGGTAATGTCGGTATCCAGGTGGACGGTTCGGGTATAACGAATGCTTCTGTCGTTTCGGTATCCGGATCGGGAACTGCTTCGGCTCAGTCGACTACTGCAGCCACGCAGCCTGCGGCTACAACGACCGCAAGTTCTTCTGACGGTTCATCAGGTACGACCGTGACGATAACCTCCGATGCGGTCGAAGGCGATGACTGGCTTACTACCGACGGTGATAAGATCCTCGATATGAACGGTACCGAGGTATGGCTTACGGGCTGTAACTGGTTCGGCTATAACACCGGATCTAATCTCTTCGACGGCGTATGGGCATGTGATCTTGATGCAGCACTGGCATCTATCGCAGATCACGGCTTTAATCTTTTGAGAGTTCCGATGTCTGCCGAGCTCCTTCTTCAGTGGAAGAACGGAGAGTATCCGGAAGCAAATTACAACCATGCATATAATGCATATCTTGACGGCATGAACAGCCTTGAGATATGGGACCATGTCCTAGATGTATGCGAAGCGAACGGCATCAAGGTAATGGTAGACATCCATTCCGCAAATACCGATGCGATGGGTCATATGGCACCTTTGTGGTATACGTCCGACTTCAGCGAAGAGGAGTATTTTGAGGCGCTCGACTGGATCTCCGAAAGATATGCAAATAACGATACTATCGTCGCTTATGACTTAAAGAACGAGCCTCACGGCAAGGCTTCCGAAGCCGAGCATGCCATCTGGAACGATTCGGATGATGACAATAACTGGAAAGCGGCTGCGGAGACTGCGGGAAACATAATCCTGGATAACAATCCTAATGCACTTATCGTTATCGAGGGTATCCAGATCTATCCAATTGATCCTCAGACCAATAATTTCACTTCCACGAACGATGAAGATTACTATAACTCCTGGTGGGGCGGTAACCTCAGGGCGGTAGCGGACTATCCGATCGACTTCGGTTCACCCGAGCGCAATGCCCAGATCGTCTATTCGCCTCACGATTACGGACCTGCCGTATATGCACAGCCCTGGTTCGAAGGCGGATTCACATACGAATCCCTGATGGACGATTACTGGTACGACGCATGGCTCTATATCGATGCTACCGAGACTGCACCGCTCCTTATCGGCGAGTGGGGCGGCTTTATGACGGGCGATAACCTTACGTGGATGGAGTATATGCGTCAGCTCATCGGAGAGTACCATCTGAATCATACGTTCTGGTGCTTTAATGCGAATTCGGGCGATACGGGCGGACTTGTCCTCGACGACTTTACAACATGGGATGAAGAAAAGTATGAGTTCGTAAGGGAAGTTCTCTGGCAGACGGAGGACGGAACCTTTATCGGACTTGATCACGCGGTTCCCCTGGGAAGCAACGGAATAACGCTTACGGAGTACTCGGGGATGGCCGTTACTCCTGTCACGAATCCTACAAGAGCGCCCGAAGCCATAGAGACTCAGACAGATGAAACAGAGTTAACATCAACTACTGATCCTGCCGTTCAGAATGTCACGGATGAAGCGGAAGAGAATAGGTCAATTTTCAAGCTCTCGCCCCTCGCGAAAGTTTCCTTTACGATCGCGGGCATTGCGCTTGCCGCCGTTATCGGATGGGGTTTGTGGACAATTGTGAAGAAAGTTAAGAAACAGTAACTAATTGACCTAAACTGTGGAAATACCACCATATGCAGTGTACTATCTAAGTATCAATAGTCTTTAACTATTGGTAAGGGTTACTGCGGAGGATTGGTTACGGTTAATGGAAAGATCTTTTATTCATAAAAGGGCTCTGCTTACGGTTGTCCTTTTAATTAGCTTTGTATTCACTTTTTCTGTTGTTTCATTATTGGAGCGCAAGGACGTCAGAGCTGACGGCGGTGCCGATGCAGGTGCGTATGGTCAGTGGGACGATCCTGACGGTGCGAATATCTGGGTCTCAGCCTGGGGATTTAATAACGGAGATGTTATCCAGGTTACGTTATATCCCGATCATGAGTGCTTTGTGTCGTCGACCGGTGATTATGAGGTCATTACAGATGGTGATTATATAGTCATCCAGTTTACTTATGACGGTGCAGGAAGAAATCTGTATGTCAGCGGTTTCAATATCGGCGATCTATCGATCACATCATGTAGTGCTACGCTGATCCAGCCCGCCGCTACAACTACAACAACTACTACCGCGGCCCCAACTTCAACCCCCACACCCACACCTCGTCCTACGACGCCTCCTACGACTGCAGCAACTACCGCAGCTACGACCAGAGCGACAACGGCGGCTACGACTGCTGCAACTACTGCTGCTACTACGACAGCCGCACCTGCAGGCGATGATGGAGATTCATCATCAGGCGGTGAGGAGACAACTCCCGTAGAGGTTACTGAGACGGCAGCTCCTTCCGAGACTTCCGAGACTTCGGAAACAGATGAGACTACCGAAGAGACAAGCGAAGAAACAAGCGTTGATCTTGATAATCCTACGCTCGTCGCAGGCGCTACGGCAGCAAGACCTGAAGGCGAAGCGGAGGAGACGACGGAAGGCGATACTCCTACCCCGACGCCCCCTCCTCATGTAGTAGCTTCGACCAAGAAGCATTCCGGCAGCTTCCCCTGGTGGCTCCTGATATGTGTCATCCTGATCGGAGCCGCAAGCTTCAGATATAAGCAACTCAAGAAGAAGGATTATTACGGATTGGAACTCGCTTATGAGTTTATCCCGGGAAGGGTCATTGGTAATATCGCGGATAAGATATTCCCTCCCAAGGCACCCGATCCTTCTACGCTCGTTCCGGAAGAAGAAAAGCCTAAGGTAATTAACGGATATCTTCAAACATCGAACACCAGAGCGATAAGACCTGAGTTCTCCAACGCGGCAGCGCTTGCAAAGATGGAAACCAAGGCTCCGTCCCAGGACACATCGATCCCCGGATTAAAGCCTCCGGTCAAGAGACCGAGCAGTGCTTCCGTTAACCATGCGGCAGTAGCGGCCGCGGCTGAAAAAGTGCAGGAAGAAGCAGGTATCTCAGCGGCTGAGCCGGAAGAGGCAGTAAAGAAGTCTCCGTTTAAGAAAAATAATGATCCGCATCCCGAGTCAACGGAAACCAATCGTGCTATAATGGATACGGAAAAAGAAAGTGACTAAGGAGCCGTTCAGCATATGAAGCCTCAACGAAATCGTGGTCGCAGCACGATGAACAGACTTGATGAGAAGAGCCTTAACACTAACGCTTCACCTACGGTGGCAGCGGTGGCTTTCGAGAAGGCAGTGAGCGAGCGAGCCGAAAAGCCTTCCATCGCGACTCAGTATGTTCCTCCGGTCGTAGAGCAGAAAGCGGCTCCCAGAAAGTCTCCTTTTAAGCAGGTAAAAAGACCTGACGGTGCAGATGTAGAAGCTGCAGCAGAAGAGGTAAAGAAAGAGGAGAAGGAGAAAGCTCCCAATATCGCTTTGAACTTTATCCCGATGCCTGCGGCAAGGCATGAAGAGATCAATCCGTTTAAGTCGAATGAGAAAAAGCCCATAAAGAGACCCGCGAGTGCTTCCGTTAACAGAGCTGCAGCCTTGAAGGCTGAGGAAGAAGCAGGCGAGGAAGCAGTAGAAGTCGAAGAGACAAAGGAAGAGAAAGCTAAGTACGCAAGGCCCAGCTTTACGGCGGCTCTTGCAGAACACGAGCGCACAACTTCTTTCCGTCCGAGCAACGAGTTCGGTATGCAGGAAAAGATCGATCCGTTCAAGCATAACGTAGCTCCCGAGAAGGAAAGCGATGCCGCTGACGAGGAAGAGAAAGTCGAAGAGGAAAAGCCTGCATTCAAGAGCGTATCTGAATCGGCTCCCGAGCCCGCGCCTGCACAGATCCCGGTAGAAGAACCTAAGCACAAGGGAAAAGGCCTCAAGGGATTATTCGGCAGACACTGATATCCTACAGTTGACAAAATGACGTTATTGCCCGCAGTGCTTTGAGCTTTGCGGGCAATTGTTATATACTGATGCAGTATCGATACGTTTTTGGAGTATAAATGAAGAATATCGCGATAATCACGGGTGCATCATCCGGTATCGGAGCGTCGTTCGTTAAGGAGATATCCGCGAACGAATCGTATTTCGATGAGATCTGGGTGGTAGCACGAAGAGAAGAAAAGCTTCTCGCATTAAAAGAAGAACTCAAGGATGACAGGATCGTTCCGGTAACGGCAGACCTGGCATCGCCTGACGGTGTCGGGGAGATCGATGATAAGCTTACCGCGGAAAAGCCTGCGGTAGGACTTCTTATCAACTGCGCAGGTCTCGGTAAGAGAGCACTCGTCGAAGAACAGTCTCTTAAAGCACTGGGCGATACGCTCGACGTTAACTGCAAGGCACTTACGCTCCTTACGAGGATCGCCATCCCTTATATGACCGTGAAGGAAGCTTCCTTCGGAGGAAAGGGTGCAGGTATAATAAATGTTGCTTCGTCGGCGGCTTTCCTGCCTCAGCCCGGATTTACGGTCTATGCGGCATCCAAATCATATGTAACATCTTTCTCGAGAGCTCTTGCCATGGAACTCTATGGTGACGGCATAAGAGTGACCGCAGTATGCCCGGGTCCCGTTAACACTGAATTTCAGGTCAATGCGACAGACGGTAAGACTACTGAGTTCACGGGCTTTAGAAAGCTCCTTGCCGCTGATCCCGATAAGCTCGCGAAAGCATCTGTCAAGGCATGCAGATCAGGACGATACCTGTTCGTATACGGTATCTCCCAAAAGCTCCTGCATATCGCATCTAAGATCGTGCCGACTTATTGGATCATTTCCATGATGAAGGTTAAGAAATAAAAGAAACAGAATACGGAGTATTATAGATGATCGATGTATCTAATGTCGGATTGCGCTTTGGAGCGCGAAAGCTCTTTGAAGGCGTAAATATCCAGTTCAATAAAGGTTGCTGCTACGGAATCATCGGTGCCAACGGCGCCGGTAAGTCCACATTCCTCAAGATAATATCGGGTGAGATCGAGCCTCAGAAGGGCTTTGTAAATATCCCGAAGAACGAGCGTCTTGCCGTACTCGAGCAGGACCACTTCAAGTACGATGAATTCACCGTAAGGCAGACCGTCATCATGGGTCACAAGAGGCTTTACGAGATCATGAAGGAGAAGGAGAGACTCTACTCCAAGACCGACTTTAACGATGAGGACGGAATCCTCTTAGGAGAACTCGAGGGCGAGTTCGCTGAGCTCGACGGCTGGTCTGCCGAGAGCAACGCCGAGATCCTCCTTCAGGGCTTGGGACTAGGTGAGGAATTCTACGAGCGCCCCATGAATGATCTTACGGGAGGACAGAAGGTCAAGGTCCTCCTCGCTCAGGCACTCTTCGGAGATCCCGATTATCTCCTTCTTGACGAGCCTACTAACCACTTGGATCTTGCGAGCTGCAGATGGCTCGAGAACTATCTTCTCGACTATGAGAATTGTGTTCTTGTCGTATCTCACGACAGACACTTCCTTAATAAGGTCTGCACACATATCGTCGATATCGACTTCAGTAAGGTCACGCTCTTCCAGGGTAACTACGATTTCTGGTACGAGTATACGCAGCTCTCACTTCGTCAGCTCAAGGATCAGACGAAGAAGATCGAAGCAAGACGTAAGGAACTTCAGGACTTTATCGCGAGATTCTCTGCGAATGCTTCCAAGTCTAAGCAGGCAACGAGCCGTAAGAAGCTCCTCGAGAACATGGAGCTCCCCGTCGTTCTTCAGTCTTCGAGAAGATATCCTTTCATATCGTTTACTCAGGAGAGGGAGATCGGTAACGATGTCCTCTTCGTCAAGAATCTTACTGCCGAGAAGGGCAGGAGACAGACCCTTAACGATATCTCTTTTACGATGGAGAAGGGTGATCGTATAGGCGTAGTAGGTAAGGACGAGGTTGCTATCACCCATCTCCTTGATATCCTGGCGGGTGTTGTCCCCGAGGATCAGTATCAGGGTGAAGTAAAGTGGGGTGTTACTACAACAAGATCCTACCTTCCCAAGGATAATTCCGAATTCTTCGATAACTGTGACCTGACGCTCGTAGACTGGCTCAGACAGTACTCTAAGGATCAGAACGAGAGCTATGTCAGAGGATTCCTCGGCAGGATGCTCTTCTCGGGAGAAGAAGCCCTTAAGAAGGCGAACATCCTCTCCGGTGGCGAGAAGGTAAGATGTATGCTCTCAAGGCAGATGCTCGTTAATGCGAACGTAGTTATCTTCGACGATCCTACGAACCACCTGGACCTCGAGTCGATCACTGCTCTTAATGAAGGAATAAAGAAGTTCCCGGGTTCGATCATTTTCTATTCTCACGACAGAGAACTCGTAAATACAGTTGCAAACAGGATCATTGAGATCGTTCCCGATGGTATAATAGATAAGAGGATGGAATACG encodes the following:
- a CDS encoding D-alanine-D-alanine ligase, with translation MKIVVLGGGLSPERDVSLSSASLIANALLRKGHRVALVDLYDGIEDEKVDIDLLFREGTEDEFSYEVPESEPDLEKIIADHGGRREWVGPRVIEICKSADSVFLGLHGSHGENGQVQAVLDASGIKYTGCNYLGCAIAMDKDLSKALIAGAGYRTAKWMTRPYDKITVEKVMEEIGVPCVVKPIGCGSSCGVSVVKKVEDLQKALDYAASFKQLILVEAFITGREITIGVLDGEALPIIEIRPHEGFYDYKNKYQAGLTDHLCPAPIDEEHTKRAQKLAEKFFTILRMDSYGRIDMFFDEKLDDFWFIEANNLPGMTNTSLVPEAASAAGIKYDDLVERIALSARSGE
- a CDS encoding dCMP deaminase — its product is MAGKRDDYITWDEYFMGVAKLSALRSKDPNTQVGACIVNDENRIMTVGYNGLPRGCSDDDFPWEREGNPYDTKYAYVCHAELNAILSCGTADLRNNRVYVTLFPCEGCTKALIQKGIKEIIYDSDKYHDTEEAAAARRMLDAAGVKYTQYKATKRKIDIDV
- a CDS encoding phenylacetate-CoA ligase, whose translation is MAELETFIWDEEHECMGEDERRELVGKRLVNCVKRTYENAPYYKKKLDRAGISPDDIKGIDDITKLPFTDKLDFRDNYPFGTLAVPRDQLVRFHASSGTTGKMKVVGYTANDVELWSDALCRSFAMGGMKKGDLVHIAYGYGLFTGGLGPHFACQKFGSVAIPVSGGNTARQIQILTEWKPEVICCTPTYMLHIIDTIEKNNVDKSQLNLRSGFFGAEAWTSEMKDQIETRIGLKAFDIYGLTEIVGPGVGCSCQACVDQIHIQSDLFWPEIVDPETGDPLPEGELGELVFSSVMKEGVPMIRYNTHDLARIHYGKCACGRTTPRIDKITGRADDMLIIRGVNVFPTQIEAAVMKYKEVLPHYMIYVDRINNLDVITVKIELNPGSFPDTMKGLEKLTKSIEGDIASITGIHAKVQLVEPRSLPRSEGKMVRVIDSRFKK
- a CDS encoding Aryl-phospho-beta-D-glucosidase BglC, GH1 family, giving the protein MKDLRKIASALLVAAMVFTAAAIAVPESIRTVRAEAQADVENVNTWDSGGQITLNLSGCSGYQTITVVVQFTGTVNSASGWGFDSYTIDGNTVTATVSADGPNSWGFDGNVGIQVDGSGITNASVVSVSGSGTASAQSTTAATQPAATTTASSSDGSSGTTVTITSDAVEGDDWLTTDGDKILDMNGTEVWLTGCNWFGYNTGSNLFDGVWACDLDAALASIADHGFNLLRVPMSAELLLQWKNGEYPEANYNHAYNAYLDGMNSLEIWDHVLDVCEANGIKVMVDIHSANTDAMGHMAPLWYTSDFSEEEYFEALDWISERYANNDTIVAYDLKNEPHGKASEAEHAIWNDSDDDNNWKAAAETAGNIILDNNPNALIVIEGIQIYPIDPQTNNFTSTNDEDYYNSWWGGNLRAVADYPIDFGSPERNAQIVYSPHDYGPAVYAQPWFEGGFTYESLMDDYWYDAWLYIDATETAPLLIGEWGGFMTGDNLTWMEYMRQLIGEYHLNHTFWCFNANSGDTGGLVLDDFTTWDEEKYEFVREVLWQTEDGTFIGLDHAVPLGSNGITLTEYSGMAVTPVTNPTRAPEAIETQTDETELTSTTDPAVQNVTDEAEENRSIFKLSPLAKVSFTIAGIALAAVIGWGLWTIVKKVKKQ
- a CDS encoding ATPase components of ABC transporters with duplicated ATPase domains, translated to MIDVSNVGLRFGARKLFEGVNIQFNKGCCYGIIGANGAGKSTFLKIISGEIEPQKGFVNIPKNERLAVLEQDHFKYDEFTVRQTVIMGHKRLYEIMKEKERLYSKTDFNDEDGILLGELEGEFAELDGWSAESNAEILLQGLGLGEEFYERPMNDLTGGQKVKVLLAQALFGDPDYLLLDEPTNHLDLASCRWLENYLLDYENCVLVVSHDRHFLNKVCTHIVDIDFSKVTLFQGNYDFWYEYTQLSLRQLKDQTKKIEARRKELQDFIARFSANASKSKQATSRKKLLENMELPVVLQSSRRYPFISFTQEREIGNDVLFVKNLTAEKGRRQTLNDISFTMEKGDRIGVVGKDEVAITHLLDILAGVVPEDQYQGEVKWGVTTTRSYLPKDNSEFFDNCDLTLVDWLRQYSKDQNESYVRGFLGRMLFSGEEALKKANILSGGEKVRCMLSRQMLVNANVVIFDDPTNHLDLESITALNEGIKKFPGSIIFYSHDRELVNTVANRIIEIVPDGIIDKRMEYDEYLEWKAENSLL